Proteins encoded in a region of the Leifsonia sp. PS1209 genome:
- a CDS encoding arginase family protein encodes MSTRQLSVDPLWPRAGAWPSLDGIPGDEAVDLAFLGIPTWRTSLSATGAGETPAAVREAVRYYAAFVPGSEVERLAFADAGDVDEPDGPEGEGRAIAAMADAVSRSRVTVAVGGDNALTVPAALGAWGDALPTAGLITLDAHHDLRDGVSNGSPVRRLVEAGLDGRRVVQIGIADFANSPAYAARAEAYGITVVPRDALHARPIDDVMAEALEIAGAAGGPVHVDLDVDVCDRSVAPGCPASVPGGLAAWELRRFARLAGASRAVRSADVAEVDATADAPDGRTVRLAALLVLEVAAGLALRG; translated from the coding sequence ATGAGCACGCGTCAGCTGTCCGTCGACCCCCTATGGCCCCGCGCTGGGGCGTGGCCGTCGCTTGACGGCATCCCCGGCGATGAGGCGGTCGATCTGGCGTTTCTCGGCATTCCGACCTGGCGCACGTCGCTGTCGGCGACCGGAGCGGGGGAGACGCCGGCAGCGGTTCGGGAGGCGGTGCGCTACTACGCGGCGTTCGTGCCGGGGTCTGAGGTGGAGCGGCTGGCGTTCGCCGACGCCGGCGACGTCGACGAACCCGACGGGCCGGAGGGCGAAGGGCGCGCCATCGCCGCGATGGCGGACGCGGTCAGCCGGTCGCGCGTCACCGTTGCGGTGGGGGGAGACAACGCGCTCACCGTTCCCGCCGCCCTCGGCGCCTGGGGCGACGCGCTGCCGACCGCCGGGCTGATCACGCTCGACGCGCACCACGACCTGCGCGACGGCGTCTCCAACGGGTCGCCCGTGCGCCGGCTGGTCGAGGCCGGGCTGGACGGCCGGAGAGTGGTGCAGATCGGGATCGCCGACTTCGCGAACTCGCCCGCGTACGCAGCGCGGGCGGAGGCGTACGGCATCACGGTCGTGCCCCGGGATGCGCTGCACGCGCGGCCGATCGACGACGTGATGGCCGAGGCGCTCGAGATCGCCGGCGCGGCCGGCGGGCCGGTGCACGTCGACCTGGACGTGGATGTGTGCGACCGGTCGGTCGCGCCCGGCTGCCCGGCGTCGGTGCCGGGAGGACTGGCCGCGTGGGAGCTGCGGCGTTTCGCCAGGCTGGCGGGCGCATCCCGGGCCGTGCGCTCAGCGGACGTCGCCGAGGTGGATGCGACGGCCGACGCCCCGGATGGACGCACCGTCCGGCTGGCGGCGCTGCTAGTGCTGGAGGTCGCGGCGGGGCTGGCGCTGCGCGGCTGA
- a CDS encoding efflux RND transporter permease subunit has translation MHFLAVLSMKNRALIALVTIVAAVFGGLALTNLKQELAPTISFPQLAIITSYPGASPEVVNNDVSTPVETAIQGVPDLESTSAVSSTNQSIITAKFTYGTDLATAEQKIDQAINRIKSTLPSNVDPQVFSGSIDDFPVIQLAVTSDQDSRALADKITKLVIPDIKDVSGVNDAQLVGEVGQRITITPDSAKLAAAGVTSQSIKDALQQNGVLIPGGSITENGKTLSVQSGAKLSSIDDIAGLPLIRSAGASGAGSSGAGAGAGAGAGAGAAAGAGAGAAGAGATGSTGAADAAAAAAATAAATPPTIGDVATVQKTDDPTTSISRVDGKPALTIAVTKLPSANTVEVSHGVSALIDDLQTKLGDGAKITVVFDQAPFITQSINSLTEEGLLGLLMAVIVILIFLLSIRSTLVTAISIPTSVLITFIVMWATGYTLNIITLGALTIAIGRVVDDSIVVIENIKRQLVAGVDRAATIVKAVREVAGAITASTITTVAVFLPLAFVGDVTGELFRPFALTVTIALLSSLLVSLTIVPVLAYWFLRPPKARKHEGGVEASDASHLSIEEAMAAGEDELEHPSRLQRGYLPIIHWTLKHSVATVLIAVVVLVGTLALTPLMKTNFLGSTGQNTLTITQTLAPGTSLQAKDDASKVVEQKLIDTKGVKTVQVSIGSSGASLQAAFTGGGGNTTFSVTTDPDADQDALKSTIEDELAAVKDQGDIVVSAQSGFGGSSDIEIDITATSNEDLQKATDAVVAEVKKQDSVKQVTDNLSASLPYVAVNVDRSKAAAAGLSEVAVGGIVSQAMQPTQAGSVALDNTTLNIYIQSDNPPSTVAQLADLQIPTVTGPVALSTLASVEETNGPSTVTTERGLRTSTVTATPATDNLGTANAAVTTALKDANLPSGATAKIGGVSSSQSDAFSQLGIALLAAILIVYIVMVATFRSLRQPLLLLVSVPFAATGAIALQIISGIPLGVASLIGVLMLIGIVVTNAIVLIDLVNQYRRRGMSVPEAVAHGASRRLRPILMTALATIAALTPMAIGLTGHGGFISQPLAIVVIGGLVSSTLLTLVVLPTLYNLVEGARERRAAKRARKAAAAGGPDAGSGDGAGGSGTGGGDGGPGAPGAPGAPGGPGESGGPGSGGPAAAPPVWTAPAGGQQR, from the coding sequence GTGCATTTCCTCGCCGTCCTGAGTATGAAGAACCGCGCGCTGATCGCGCTCGTCACGATCGTGGCCGCGGTGTTCGGCGGCCTGGCGCTGACGAACCTCAAGCAGGAGCTCGCGCCGACCATCTCGTTCCCGCAGCTCGCGATCATCACCAGCTACCCCGGCGCATCGCCCGAGGTGGTCAACAACGACGTGAGCACGCCGGTCGAGACGGCCATCCAGGGCGTGCCCGACCTCGAGAGCACGTCGGCGGTGAGCAGCACCAACCAGTCGATCATCACGGCGAAGTTCACCTACGGCACCGACCTCGCGACCGCAGAGCAGAAGATCGATCAGGCGATCAACCGCATCAAGTCCACGCTGCCGAGCAACGTCGACCCGCAGGTGTTCTCCGGCAGCATCGACGACTTCCCCGTCATCCAGCTCGCCGTCACCAGCGACCAGGACTCGCGCGCGCTCGCCGACAAGATCACCAAGCTGGTCATCCCCGACATCAAAGACGTCTCCGGCGTCAACGACGCCCAGCTCGTCGGCGAGGTCGGCCAGCGCATCACCATCACCCCGGACAGTGCCAAGCTCGCCGCCGCCGGCGTGACCAGCCAGTCGATCAAGGATGCGCTGCAGCAGAACGGCGTCCTCATCCCGGGCGGTTCGATCACCGAGAATGGCAAGACGCTCTCCGTGCAGTCCGGGGCGAAGCTGAGCTCGATCGACGACATCGCCGGGCTTCCACTCATCCGGTCGGCGGGTGCATCCGGTGCTGGCTCATCCGGCGCAGGCGCAGGCGCAGGTGCTGGTGCAGGCGCGGGTGCCGCCGCAGGTGCGGGCGCTGGCGCTGCCGGTGCCGGGGCGACCGGCTCCACGGGCGCAGCCGACGCAGCCGCGGCCGCCGCTGCAACCGCAGCAGCCACCCCGCCCACCATCGGCGACGTCGCGACGGTGCAGAAGACCGACGACCCCACCACCTCCATCTCGCGCGTCGACGGCAAGCCGGCGCTCACCATCGCCGTCACCAAGCTGCCGTCCGCGAACACGGTCGAGGTCTCGCACGGCGTCAGCGCCCTGATCGACGACCTGCAGACGAAGCTCGGCGACGGCGCGAAGATCACCGTCGTGTTCGACCAGGCGCCGTTCATCACCCAGTCGATCAACTCGCTCACCGAGGAGGGCCTGCTCGGCCTCCTGATGGCCGTGATCGTCATCCTGATCTTCCTGCTGTCGATCCGCTCCACCCTGGTCACCGCGATCTCGATCCCGACCAGCGTGCTCATCACCTTCATCGTGATGTGGGCGACCGGCTACACGCTCAACATCATCACGCTCGGCGCGCTGACCATCGCCATCGGCCGTGTGGTCGACGACTCCATCGTGGTCATCGAGAACATCAAGAGACAGCTCGTCGCCGGCGTCGACAGAGCGGCGACCATCGTCAAGGCCGTGCGCGAGGTGGCGGGGGCGATCACCGCATCCACCATCACCACCGTCGCCGTGTTCCTGCCGCTGGCGTTCGTCGGCGACGTGACCGGCGAGCTGTTCCGGCCCTTCGCGCTCACCGTGACCATCGCGCTGCTGTCGTCGCTGCTCGTCTCGCTGACGATCGTGCCGGTGCTCGCTTACTGGTTCCTCCGCCCGCCGAAGGCGCGCAAGCACGAGGGTGGTGTCGAGGCGTCCGACGCATCGCACCTGTCGATCGAGGAGGCGATGGCCGCCGGCGAGGACGAGCTGGAGCACCCGTCGCGACTGCAGCGCGGTTACCTTCCGATCATCCACTGGACGTTGAAGCACTCGGTCGCGACCGTGCTCATCGCGGTGGTCGTGCTCGTCGGAACGCTGGCGCTCACCCCGCTGATGAAGACGAACTTCCTCGGATCCACGGGCCAGAACACGCTCACCATCACGCAGACTCTCGCGCCGGGCACCTCCCTGCAGGCGAAGGACGACGCATCCAAGGTGGTCGAGCAGAAGCTCATCGACACCAAGGGCGTCAAGACGGTGCAGGTCTCGATCGGGTCGAGCGGGGCATCCCTGCAGGCCGCGTTCACCGGCGGCGGCGGCAACACCACGTTCTCGGTGACCACCGACCCGGATGCCGACCAGGATGCGCTGAAGAGCACCATCGAGGACGAGCTCGCGGCGGTGAAGGACCAGGGCGACATCGTCGTCTCCGCGCAGAGCGGGTTCGGCGGATCGAGCGATATCGAGATCGACATCACGGCCACCAGCAACGAAGACCTGCAGAAGGCGACGGATGCGGTCGTCGCCGAGGTCAAGAAGCAGGACTCGGTCAAGCAGGTCACGGACAACCTCAGCGCGTCGCTTCCGTACGTCGCGGTGAACGTCGACCGTTCCAAGGCGGCAGCGGCCGGTCTGAGCGAGGTCGCCGTCGGCGGCATCGTGTCGCAGGCCATGCAGCCGACGCAGGCCGGTTCCGTCGCACTCGACAACACGACGCTCAACATCTACATCCAGAGCGACAACCCGCCGTCGACGGTCGCCCAGCTGGCCGACCTGCAGATTCCGACGGTCACCGGTCCGGTTGCGCTGAGCACACTGGCGTCGGTCGAGGAGACCAACGGTCCGTCCACGGTCACCACCGAGCGCGGCCTGCGCACCTCGACGGTCACGGCCACCCCGGCCACCGACAACCTCGGCACCGCGAACGCCGCGGTGACCACGGCGCTCAAGGACGCGAACCTGCCGTCCGGGGCCACGGCCAAGATCGGCGGAGTCTCCTCCAGCCAGTCGGACGCGTTCTCGCAGCTCGGGATCGCGCTGCTCGCGGCCATCCTGATCGTCTACATCGTGATGGTGGCGACGTTCCGGTCGCTGCGCCAGCCGCTGCTGCTCCTGGTCTCCGTGCCGTTCGCGGCGACAGGCGCCATCGCGCTGCAGATCATCTCGGGCATCCCGCTCGGCGTCGCGTCGCTGATCGGTGTGCTGATGCTGATCGGCATCGTGGTGACGAACGCGATCGTCCTCATCGACCTGGTCAACCAGTACAGGAGACGCGGGATGTCCGTGCCGGAGGCGGTGGCGCACGGCGCCTCCCGCCGTCTGCGCCCGATCCTGATGACGGCGCTCGCGACCATCGCGGCCCTCACCCCGATGGCGATCGGCCTCACCGGCCACGGCGGCTTCATCTCGCAGCCGCTCGCCATCGTGGTGATCGGCGGCCTGGTCTCGTCCACGCTGCTCACCCTCGTGGTGCTGCCGACGCTCTACAACCTCGTCGAGGGCGCGCGCGAGCGCCGGGCGGCGAAGCGCGCCCGGAAGGCCGCAGCGGCCGGAGGGCCGGATGCCGGCTCGGGTGACGGAGCTGGCGGGAGCGGTACCGGCGGCGGCGACGGGGGCCCCGGCGCGCCGGGTGCGCCGGGTGCGCCCGGAGGGCCGGGCGAGTCCGGTGGCCCTGGATCCGGCGGCCCGGCGGCAGCGCCGCCCGTCTGGACGGCGCCCGCAGGCGGCCAGCAGCGCTAG
- a CDS encoding PLP-dependent aminotransferase family protein: protein MPDAQLTARSLETLLGEWRGGGAHYQALADRIRLLVLDGRIPIDTRLPAERDLAARLELSRTTVTAAYRGLRDAGFLDSVRGSGSVARLPGPVLVTAPTPGGDGMLDFTKAALPAASSLPAAARAAAEELPHFLPHSGYDAVGLPHLREAIADRYRERGLPTDPDQVLVTVGAQQAIALIARTFVGRGDRTMIEMPTYPHATESFRLAGARLVPVTVTIPPADAPHPVGAEEDGWDIDAIEQTLRRANPALAYLIPDFQNPTGASMSPETRARLLAATAAQGTIVVGDETTADLDIDRLGEHLPLPRYGSRGAGDAPVLLIGSASKSLWGGLRIGWIRAERPHIQKLIAAKPATDLGTPLLEQLVVARMLPQMAEILDSRRSELAAGRERVARLAAQTFPDWVVPRMHGGLAAWIGIGAPVSSALTLGARNHGLLIAAGPRFGLDGAFERFLRIPITYSEEETVRAFAALSRAWPDALREPSAFADAAPLPNVV from the coding sequence ATGCCGGATGCACAGCTCACCGCCCGATCGCTCGAAACGCTCCTCGGGGAGTGGCGAGGAGGCGGCGCCCACTACCAGGCGCTCGCCGACCGCATCCGGTTGCTGGTGCTCGACGGACGCATCCCGATCGACACGCGCCTGCCCGCCGAGCGTGACCTCGCCGCCCGGCTGGAACTCAGCCGCACCACGGTGACCGCCGCGTACCGGGGGCTGCGCGACGCCGGATTCCTCGACAGCGTGCGCGGATCCGGCAGCGTCGCCCGGCTGCCTGGACCGGTGCTCGTCACCGCCCCGACCCCCGGCGGCGACGGGATGCTCGACTTCACCAAGGCGGCGCTGCCGGCGGCATCGTCCCTCCCCGCAGCGGCGCGCGCGGCGGCGGAGGAGCTGCCGCACTTCCTCCCGCACTCCGGATACGACGCGGTCGGGCTCCCGCATCTCCGGGAGGCCATCGCCGACCGCTACCGCGAGCGCGGCCTCCCCACCGACCCGGACCAGGTGCTCGTGACGGTCGGCGCGCAGCAGGCCATCGCCCTGATCGCACGCACCTTCGTCGGCCGCGGCGACCGCACGATGATCGAGATGCCCACCTACCCGCACGCCACGGAGTCGTTCCGGCTCGCCGGGGCGCGCCTGGTTCCGGTGACGGTCACCATCCCGCCCGCCGACGCCCCGCATCCGGTGGGTGCGGAGGAGGACGGGTGGGACATCGACGCGATCGAGCAGACGCTGCGGCGCGCCAACCCGGCCCTCGCCTATCTGATCCCGGACTTCCAGAACCCGACGGGCGCATCCATGTCGCCGGAGACCCGCGCGCGGCTGCTGGCGGCGACGGCGGCGCAGGGCACGATCGTGGTCGGCGACGAGACGACGGCCGACCTCGACATCGACAGGCTCGGCGAACACCTGCCGCTGCCGCGCTACGGCTCGCGAGGGGCGGGGGATGCGCCCGTGCTGCTGATCGGGTCGGCGAGCAAGAGCCTGTGGGGCGGCCTGCGGATCGGCTGGATCCGGGCGGAACGGCCGCACATCCAGAAGCTGATCGCGGCGAAACCGGCGACCGACCTGGGCACGCCGCTGCTGGAACAGCTGGTGGTGGCGCGGATGCTGCCGCAGATGGCGGAGATCCTGGACTCCCGGCGCTCGGAACTCGCGGCGGGGAGGGAGCGGGTGGCGCGGCTGGCGGCGCAGACGTTCCCGGACTGGGTGGTGCCCAGGATGCACGGCGGTTTGGCCGCGTGGATCGGGATCGGCGCGCCGGTCAGCTCGGCGCTGACGCTGGGTGCGCGCAACCACGGGCTGCTGATCGCGGCCGGGCCGCGGTTCGGGCTGGATGGGGCGTTCGAGCGCTTCCTCCGCATCCCGATCACGTACTCGGAGGAGGAGACGGTGCGCGCGTTCGCGGCGCTGTCGCGCGCGTGGCCGGACGCGCTGCGGGAGCCGTCGGCATTCGCCGACGCGGCCCCGCTGCCCAACGTGGTCTAG
- a CDS encoding membrane protein — protein sequence MTRRLLLTRRLAQLLIGLFLYGIAIAMMVRAGIGVSPWDVLAQGLSIKTGLLFGLITNLVGIAVLLFWIPLRQRPGLGTVLNVLLVGPSAQLGLTLIPQQTELWAQVLLFTGGLLLLAVATGLYIGPKLGPGPRDGLMTGLHARTGWPIWAVRTGIEVTVLIIGWLLGGNVGIGTLAFALLVGPLCSITLPFFAIRLPQDAATTAAALESELEGTAEQSAGLGEQDAATFDVRDGILLETDAATRMRDHRAADSNVIGGVQPDREAGASRRPAQAVAAYWLDDRLMARERLERGSGSGSGSGSDSRPRPRPRRA from the coding sequence GTGACCCGCCGACTCCTTCTCACCAGACGCCTCGCGCAACTCCTCATCGGGCTGTTCCTCTACGGAATCGCCATCGCGATGATGGTGCGCGCCGGCATCGGGGTGTCGCCGTGGGACGTGCTCGCGCAAGGTCTGTCGATCAAGACCGGCCTGCTGTTCGGGCTGATCACCAACCTCGTCGGCATCGCCGTGCTGCTGTTCTGGATCCCGCTCCGCCAGCGCCCGGGACTCGGCACCGTGCTCAACGTGCTGCTCGTCGGCCCGAGCGCGCAGCTCGGGCTCACGCTCATCCCGCAGCAGACCGAACTGTGGGCGCAAGTGCTGCTGTTCACCGGCGGCCTGCTGCTCCTGGCGGTCGCGACCGGCCTCTACATCGGCCCCAAGCTGGGCCCCGGCCCGCGCGACGGCCTGATGACCGGGCTGCACGCGCGCACCGGCTGGCCGATCTGGGCCGTGCGCACCGGCATCGAGGTGACCGTGCTCATCATCGGGTGGCTGCTCGGCGGCAACGTCGGCATCGGAACGCTCGCGTTCGCGCTGCTGGTCGGGCCGCTCTGCAGCATCACCCTCCCCTTCTTCGCGATCCGGCTGCCGCAGGACGCTGCAACGACTGCGGCGGCGCTGGAAAGCGAGCTCGAGGGAACGGCCGAGCAATCGGCCGGCCTCGGGGAGCAGGATGCCGCCACGTTCGACGTGCGCGACGGCATCCTGCTCGAAACCGACGCGGCCACCAGGATGCGCGACCACCGCGCGGCCGACAGCAACGTGATCGGCGGGGTGCAGCCCGACCGCGAGGCAGGCGCATCCCGTCGCCCGGCGCAGGCGGTCGCCGCGTACTGGCTCGATGATCGACTGATGGCCAGGGAACGTCTTGAGCGTGGCTCTGGCTCTGGCTCTGGCTCTGGCTCTGATTCCCGACCGCGTCCTCGTCCCCGCCGCGCCTGA
- a CDS encoding MerR family transcriptional regulator, whose protein sequence is MDWSIQEIARLAGTTSRTLRHYDDIGLLPPSRIGSNGYRYYDRDSLVRLQRILLLRDLGLGLPAIADVLTNQVDAIPALHGHLAWLRDERERLARQIASVETTIQAISEGEDILAEDMLDGFDHTQYKEEVEERWGKDAYAASDAWWRSKTPAERAEWQRLQKQLAADWIAAADRGIDPEGDEAQALAQRHADWLGSIPGTPGSENGRPTAAYLTGLGEMYVADPRFAANYGGAAGATFVRDALRAYAARL, encoded by the coding sequence ATGGACTGGTCCATCCAAGAGATCGCCAGGCTCGCCGGAACGACCAGCAGGACGCTGCGTCACTACGACGACATCGGGCTCCTCCCGCCCAGCAGGATCGGCAGCAATGGCTACCGGTACTACGACAGGGACTCCCTCGTGCGGTTGCAGCGCATCCTGCTGCTCCGCGACCTCGGACTCGGCCTCCCGGCCATCGCCGACGTGCTCACGAACCAGGTGGATGCGATCCCCGCCCTGCACGGCCACCTCGCGTGGCTGCGCGACGAGCGGGAACGGCTGGCGCGGCAGATCGCGTCGGTCGAGACGACCATCCAGGCGATCAGCGAAGGAGAAGACATCTTGGCGGAAGACATGCTCGACGGTTTCGACCACACCCAATACAAGGAGGAGGTGGAGGAGCGCTGGGGCAAGGACGCGTACGCCGCGTCCGACGCGTGGTGGCGCAGCAAGACGCCGGCCGAGCGCGCCGAATGGCAGCGTCTGCAGAAGCAGCTCGCCGCCGACTGGATCGCCGCCGCCGACCGCGGCATCGACCCGGAGGGCGACGAGGCGCAGGCACTCGCCCAGCGCCACGCCGACTGGCTCGGCTCTATCCCCGGCACCCCCGGCAGCGAGAACGGCCGCCCGACGGCCGCCTACCTCACCGGCCTCGGCGAGATGTACGTCGCCGACCCGCGGTTCGCCGCGAACTACGGCGGCGCCGCGGGCGCCACGTTCGTGCGCGACGCGCTGCGCGCGTACGCGGCGCGGCTGTAG